Below is a window of Nocardioides sp. S-1144 DNA.
GTGTTCTTCATCCTCCCGTGCTTGTTCGTCGCCGTCCTCGGGCCGGCGGCGATCACGCTCATGGACAACTTCTGACAGGCGGCTCCCCCGTGTCCCCCCAGCAGTCCCTCCGCATCGCGCTCGTCGCGCGCTGCTTCATGCTCGTCGTCCTGGGCGCCAACGTCGTCGTCACGTCCGAGGAGGGCTTCGACCGGAGCGACGGCTTCCTCGCCCTCGCGGCCCTGGCCACGGTCTGGGCACTGGCGACCCTGGCCGAACAGCGCTCGGAGCTCCGGGTGTTCAGTCCCGTCGTGGAGGGCGCCGCCGTCGGTGTGATCTGCGGGGTGTCCGTCACCCCGTTCACCGCCATCCTGCTCGCCCTCGTCCTGCCGCCGTTCGTCGCCGCGCTCCTCGGCGGACCACGGACCGGCGCCCTGGCGCTGGCCGCCACGCTCGCCGCGGTGGTCTTCGGTGCCTTGACCGTCGTCGGTCCCCTCACCGAGGCCCAGGGCCTGGCGATCTTCACCTGGGGTCTCGCCGGGCTGGGCTTCGGGCTCATCGGCGCCTTCGTGCACGTCAACGCCCGCGCCAACCCCGACCCCCTCGCGCCGTACCGCGACGCGCAGCGGTTGCTGCGCCAGCTGATCGACCTCTCCGACGACCTCAGCTCCGGCCTGGAGGTCACCACCCTCGCCGGCACCGTGCTCGAGGAGGTCGGCGACGCCGTCCCGACCGAGAGCCTGGCTGTGTACGCACCTCGGGGCGACGTGCTCGTGCCGCTCGCCGCGCGCCACCACGGCGCGGACCGCACCGACACCGAGAGCGTCTCGGCCCTCGCCTGGGCCGGCCGCGAGACGGTGATCCGCGACCGTGCCTTCGCCCTCCCGGTCGGCGACTCCACCGTCCTCGGCGGCGTCGTGCCGCCCGGGACGGCACGCGAGCAGGACGAGCTGCGGCGCACGCTCGACGCACTGCGCGAGCGGCTCGCACCCACCGCGCTCCAGCTCGACACCGCGGTGCTGTTCGCCGACTTCCGCGACGCCGCCTCGGCCGACGTCCGCAAGCGGCTGGCCCGTGAGATGCACGACGGGGTCGCCCAGGACATCGCCTCGCTGGGCTACCTGGTCGACGCCCTCGCCGCCGCGCCGGCGAACGAGAAGCAGGGCCGGCAGCTCGCCGTGCTCCGCGACCGGATCACGGCGGTGGTCGCCGAGGTGCGCCAGTCGGTGCTCACGCTGCGCACCAGCATCGGCGAGGCGGAGAGCCTCGGCACCGCGATCGGCAGTGTGGCGCGCCACCTCAGCGACGCCTCCCAGATCCCGATCCAGGTCACCCTCGACGAGCAGGCGGCCCGGCTGCGTCCGGAGGTCGAGGCCGAGCTGTTCCGCATCGCCCAGGAGGCGATGAACAACGCCGTCAAGCACGCACGGTGCACGGTGATCGAGGTGCACTGCGAGGTCCACGCGCCGGACGCGGTGATCACCGTCTCCGACGACGGTCGTGGTCTCCAGCCCGGCCGGGCCGACTCGCACGGGCTCGCGATCATGCGCGAACGGGCCCGTCTGGTCGGGGCGGAGCTGACGATCGACAACCGCCCCGAGGGTGGCCTGTGCGTCGCCGTGCGCGTCGGACCGGCGCGGTGAGACGTCGGTCCCCGGGTGGGTGCTTTCCCCCCGGCCCAACTGTTGACAGAGTGCTCCCATGACCCCGACGCCCTCCGCCAGGTGGACCGCATGAGCGACGCGCCGATCCGGCTCCTCCTCGTCGACGACCACGAGCTCATCCGCGAGGGACTGGGCTCGGTCATCGACCTCGAGGCCGACATGGACGTCGTCGCCACCGCCGGGACGGTGGGCGAGGCGCTCTCGGTCTACGAGGAGCTGAAGCCCGACGTCGTCGTCGCCGACCTCCAGCTCCCCGACGGCACCGGCCTCGACATCGTGCGCACGATCCGCAAGGCCAGCCAGACGACCGGCCTGATCGTCTTGACCATGCACTCCGGCGACGACCAGATCTTCGCGGCGATGCAGGCCGGCGCGTCCGGGTTCGTGGGCAAGGACGCCCCCTCCTCCGAGGTGGTCAAGGCCGCGCGGCACGCCGCGGTCTCGCCCCGGGCCTTCGTGTGCGCCGGTCTGGCCGGCGCCATGATGCGGCGGGTGTCGGGCGAGTCGGCCAGCCTCACCGAGCGTGAGCACGACGTGCTGCTGCTGCTCGCCGACGGCCTGGGTGCGGCCGCCATCGGCGAGCGGCTCTACCTGAGCGAGTCGACCGCGAAGTCACACATCGCGCGGATCTACCAGAAGCTCGGCGCGGCGAACCGGGCCCAGGCCCTCGTCACGGCCATGCGGGTCGGGCTGCTGTCCAGCGTCCAGCCGACCGAGCGCTGACCGAACACCTGGCCCGTTCGGGCCATGCCGACTAGTCATTCGTAACTAGGCGCAATTGCACGATCCGCCGATCAAACGCCTGCTCGTTCCGACGACACTGGTCGAGAACGGGTCTGTCGTGAACTCTCGGGCAGGCCAACCCGTCCCACCTTCCAAGGAGCTCGTCGATGGTTACCTACCTGCGCATCATCCTGACCGCCCACCGGGCGCGCATGGACGAGCGCGGCGCCTCGGCCGTCGAGTACGGCCTGCTCGTCGCGGGGATTGCGGCAATCATCGTCGCGGTGGTGTTCCTCCTGGGCGACCAGATCACCGATGCGTTCCAGGACACCTGCGACGAGATCGCCAACCGCGGTGAGGACGGCGGCCCCTGCGTCGCCGACTGATCATGAGACTTTCATCCACACCGCCCCGCACCGAGCGCGGCGCATCTGCAGTCGAGTACGGGCTCATCCTCATCGGCATCGCCGCATTGATCGTCGTGGTCGTCGTTCTGCTCGGCGGCCAGGTCAACGACATGTTCAATGGCGCCTGCGAGAACATCCAGGCCGAGACCGGTACCGGCGAGTGCACCGGTGACGGCGAGGGCGACTAGCCCCTACGGCTCCCCCACCCGCTGCGCGATCGCGACGCGGGTGAGCAGACCCGGGTGGCTGGCGAACCACAGCTGGCCGAACGCCGGCGGCGTCGGGTCGGCCAGCGACCGCAGCGCGAGCCGGCGGTGCACAGCCACGAACCCCGGCACGTCGTCGGTGGCCCGGACCGCGTCGACGTCGGCGCGGGCCTCGAGCTGACGACTGACCCCGTTCGTCACCGGTGACACGAGGAGCATCGCGACCGCGACCAGCGCCAGCACCAGCGGCACGGACGTCGGCTCGCCCGCCCCGGGCGCACCGCGACGCCGGGCCGCCCCGAGCACCGTCGCGAGCAGGCCCACGCCGGCCAGGGCGCCCGCGGCACCGAGCACGGTGCCCGTCACGACGTCGTCGTGACGGGCGTGCGCGAGCTCGTGGGCCACCACCGACAGGGTCTCCTCCCGGCTCGCCGAGGCGACCAGGGTGTCGTAGAGGACCACGCGGCGGGTGCTCCCGAACCCCGACACGTAGGCGTTCAGGGTCGTCGTGCGACGTGAGGCGTCGGCGACGAGCACCTCGTCGACCGCGACACCCTCCTCGTCGGCCAGGCGCAGGACCTCGGCCCGCAGGGGGCCGTCGGCCAGCGGCTCGACGTCGTTGAAGAGCGGCTCGACCAGTAGCGGGTACAGGAAGGACCCCGCCACCACCAGTGCCGCGAGCAGGCCGCCGACGACGGCCGGCCAGGCACTGGACCAGCGCCGGGCGCAGCCGACCAGCACCAGCACGGCGAGCGAGGTGGACACGATCGTGACGGCCT
It encodes the following:
- a CDS encoding sensor histidine kinase, which produces MSPQQSLRIALVARCFMLVVLGANVVVTSEEGFDRSDGFLALAALATVWALATLAEQRSELRVFSPVVEGAAVGVICGVSVTPFTAILLALVLPPFVAALLGGPRTGALALAATLAAVVFGALTVVGPLTEAQGLAIFTWGLAGLGFGLIGAFVHVNARANPDPLAPYRDAQRLLRQLIDLSDDLSSGLEVTTLAGTVLEEVGDAVPTESLAVYAPRGDVLVPLAARHHGADRTDTESVSALAWAGRETVIRDRAFALPVGDSTVLGGVVPPGTAREQDELRRTLDALRERLAPTALQLDTAVLFADFRDAASADVRKRLAREMHDGVAQDIASLGYLVDALAAAPANEKQGRQLAVLRDRITAVVAEVRQSVLTLRTSIGEAESLGTAIGSVARHLSDASQIPIQVTLDEQAARLRPEVEAELFRIAQEAMNNAVKHARCTVIEVHCEVHAPDAVITVSDDGRGLQPGRADSHGLAIMRERARLVGAELTIDNRPEGGLCVAVRVGPAR
- a CDS encoding response regulator transcription factor; its protein translation is MSDAPIRLLLVDDHELIREGLGSVIDLEADMDVVATAGTVGEALSVYEELKPDVVVADLQLPDGTGLDIVRTIRKASQTTGLIVLTMHSGDDQIFAAMQAGASGFVGKDAPSSEVVKAARHAAVSPRAFVCAGLAGAMMRRVSGESASLTEREHDVLLLLADGLGAAAIGERLYLSESTAKSHIARIYQKLGAANRAQALVTAMRVGLLSSVQPTER
- a CDS encoding M48 family metallopeptidase; translated protein: MTERRVALATFALGAVVLVVAGAVLVPWDAVPGGRVTPVPVASVLTPEEVARAEAFSRWARLWSWSSLGVSVAVACWFGLTARGRRLVERLPGPWWVQVPLAVAALTLVGRLVTFPCAVALRRLRLDEGLTRQSWTAFAGDVVRTEAVTIVSTSLAVLVLVGCARRWSSAWPAVVGGLLAALVVAGSFLYPLLVEPLFNDVEPLADGPLRAEVLRLADEEGVAVDEVLVADASRRTTTLNAYVSGFGSTRRVVLYDTLVASASREETLSVVAHELAHARHDDVVTGTVLGAAGALAGVGLLATVLGAARRRGAPGAGEPTSVPLVLALVAVAMLLVSPVTNGVSRQLEARADVDAVRATDDVPGFVAVHRRLALRSLADPTPPAFGQLWFASHPGLLTRVAIAQRVGEP
- a CDS encoding Flp family type IVb pilin, giving the protein MVTYLRIILTAHRARMDERGASAVEYGLLVAGIAAIIVAVVFLLGDQITDAFQDTCDEIANRGEDGGPCVAD
- a CDS encoding Flp family type IVb pilin, translating into MRLSSTPPRTERGASAVEYGLILIGIAALIVVVVVLLGGQVNDMFNGACENIQAETGTGECTGDGEGD